A stretch of DNA from Anopheles nili chromosome 2, idAnoNiliSN_F5_01, whole genome shotgun sequence:
ATATAAAAGCTATAATTTTAGAGTTTGATcaatcaaagcaaacaaaataaaaaacacgttgatgtgtaataatttttatgtaaaaataTCTTACATAACATGAATTGTGTTCCGTATTACAAATTCCAATGTGTAATCATTCGTTTAGTAACACTCCAAACTCTAAGTAAAGCTGATGTGTTTTATATTTGTCTTTAAACCTTGGCTGTCTTCAATCTTCAAATCAACATCAAAGAAAACCTGAAATTTTCCAAATCTTCAACAGGTTGATTGGTATTGTCGATAATTCTGAGTGAAGTTACAATTCGTAATAATTTACAGACATGACCGTCAGTTGTCCCAGAACTGATCTATACATATTAGTAACATTTCaataatatttataattaGGGAGCCATTTTATTTCTATATACAACCCGCCTTATCATGCTTAAGTGCATCAAGCTTCTTGAAGTCTGTCTATCTTGAATACAAATGGTATTCTAACAAAAGAGATACATTGCACTTGTACGGTACTTTAATCTTAAGGTATCACTAACGAGCACTTGATAACATTCACACGCTACGATAGAACGATaagatgttatttttttaacgatGAATCgcttatgaaaaaaataaatcataccgTTGAAAACAATAACTATATTTCAGTTATTGTATTGTCAAACCAGACTACAAGTTTGGAAAACATACTTGAGGCTGCGTTCGAATTTTTGGCACAGGTTGACAGTCATGATTCACTCTCTATTATTGCTGCTTGAATCTAAAAACAACCTTTGAATGATGTATCGATTTCTTATCACATCTCAACGAAAGCACCGTCAAAAAGGATGTTAATTTCTCCTTCCCTCGCTTCTCGATAAGTAAAGTAGTCTACGAGGCATGTGACTTCGAACGGGTTGTTAATTATATTTATCACAACACGATGGTGTTGTACGGATTTCAAAAATACGCGGCATAATCCAAATGGATGttgacatttattttttgggtgaaaaatattttagataAGTCACATAAGAGTAAAATGAAATCTGTACAACTGCATAATTTTCAGCCTGATCTTTGAACCGGAAACGTTGGCTCCAAGACAGGGCACGATTTGCTTTATCATCAGCGATAACGCAACTAGCCTGGGTAGTGACAAGCGACCGCATTCCAACAAACTGTCTCTCTCGCTGGCCATAAATTCTTCTGTACACACATAATCGCTACCATCCCACGACAACTTCGTGGCCTATTGGTCATGCTAGCACCCCGGAAGAATCACTGACGAGAGAATGGATGACGGCGAGACAACGTGACGGTCACAACAGAAGCTGCACATCCGTTGACCTTCGGAAGCTTCATTTGTGGAAACATTCTGCCGGGCCTCCTTCCACGAATGTGACTTACGCTTCAGACAAATTTCATAATGCATGCAACCGTCAATCGAGCAAAAATCGAGGCCATGAATGACCAAGGCACGGGCAGCGACGTAATCGTGCCACGAGCTTCTCCTCATGATTCGAAGCGTGTGCCAACAATCTTATCAATCTCCGTTCTCTAAGCTCATCCAGGGGGCACTCGGCTGCTATCTTCCATCTTAGGCCTGCTCCAAGAGTGGACATACTCCATACCATACCAGACAGTCGTTTCCTGGAGTGTTGTCGTATGATCGTTTAAAAATTTGCTGTCAGGTTTTACAAACAAATCCCTCCGCATAAGCTGAAAATATCCGGCCAATTGTCAGAAACACCCAACGGCAGCGAGCACGTGAGAACGTGCACCGAATGACCGACACGCACGAGCAGATTGATTGCGGCCACGTGATCCACGTGGCTCGGAATTGTGTGCTGTCAAACAACTGGAATCCCGTTCCTACTTTACAATGCCCAGTCTGCGCCGGAGACGGGGACTGGTATGGTAATCGCAGCAAAAGATGCCTCTCCTTTAAAGGACCTTGCTGGGACGGAACGGAAGACGCTCGCGCGCTGCGGAGGAAGGCACAAACTGAACAATGTTTGCCCTATTTCTTGCCATTTCTGAGGCGCaattgtgcaaaaataaaGCCAGGCCCATGTTACGGCCCCAGGCTATTGTGTGTATGTACCAGAAACAGCTGTTTGCTGTTTTAAGCGTGTTTACCGACCGTTGCCAACACGGCTTCCGAACACGACAATTTTGAGCGTGGCCAATTATTGCATCCTTGATGGGATGCAAAATCTACGTAAACATTGTACACTCTCGTGGGCGGTTGTTGTGTTATTTCAATTTACCTACGAATCATTTGTTCCCTATTGCGTCGTTTCAGTTTTTCACGCTACAATTACAATACTTTTCCACGCGCTTGCCCGTGATGACGGcaagaagcgaaacaaagcagAGCGTTGTGTGACCTTCGCGGTACATTTATACATCGGCCAAATTGCGCAAACTGATTAGCTTTGAAGATTTGCGCtgctcaccagcagcagtataGGGCAAGAACAAGGGCTCATGCAGGAAGGGCTGTGGGTAGGAAACTGGCCTTTTCTCGTGGGTATTTTTCTCGGTTTTCCCGTGTTTGTCCTCGCGCTGTCAGCAGCATTCCATCTCATTCCGTTATCTCATCCCGCTTAAATGGCGTGAAAGCGTTAGCCCTTAGATCGCAGCATCCCTTCTACCTGTTGATCGCAAGTCAcccttctcgctcactcactcgtgtttgtgcttctcgtttctttttcgcttagGTTTTTAGGGATCGCCCAACGCGCTGGTGTGTGAGAGAGCTGAGCGAAAGTGGCTTAAGTCACGTACACACGTTCGCAACCCCGTGATCGTACCCACTTAAGCAACCCCGTGATCGCAGCGTGTTTaggtgcgagagcgagaccgAAAGCCGGCCCTTCGTGGGCGTGCGGGAAAGAGActtcgcaccaccaccagcagccgtTTGTTGTGAGtttagttgctttttttttccctcccgtgGTTGGCCGCGCGCGCGTTGAACTCGCGGCGGCTCTATAAATGTGCCGACGCCCgcgagaacgaaaacaaagcaatcgCATTCGCGCGATTGAACCGTTCGGTGGTAGCAGCCCTTGATCTCTGCGTTTCGAGTGCGTGTCTCATTAAGTGCGGGCCTCCGAGACAGGCCACAAAAACAATCGAGTGACAGCAACAAGCAGCAGTTCAGCAGTGCGtgttcccgaaaaaaaaaacaagcaaagcaGTCACACTCGAAGTTGATCCCGCCCGTTGGGAGTGGTGTTGCCTTTGTGACGTCCCTCTTGGAAGCTCAAATCCGTTTGAGCGACCAACGCCAAGCGAATCCGCGTCAATGAACGCCTTCAGGTGGACCATAGAGCGTTAAAcccgcgaggaaaaacacccaGTGCGTTTTCGGTTCCATTTCCCATTCCCACGTACCCGTCGCTTTATGTTTTACCGATTTTTCAACCGTGTTACTTTGACGAGAATACGAAAACCGAAATTGTAAGCCCAGTGGCGAGAAGCGAACGAAGATAAAACAGCGGGCTTGGAGTGTTATAAACAATATATTATCTGTTTGTGAAAAAGGACCGTCTGTTAAGCAAGGTTTATTTGTTGGTTGCGTactgaaaaaacaaaaccaacactTGATCGAGTTACACTGCAACGGTGAACCTCTTTCGTGCTAAAGGTGgccgaaaggaaaatttttctcactgGGGCTTAGGCCGTTGTATGGGTAAGTATCCGTAGGTAGCATTACATTCCATCCCACGCTTGGATATTATATTACCCGAAAAGTGAAGCTCTAGCTGGCGCCATTACATATCGATCATGACAGCAATGAGAAGACAGAAGCCAGCTCTGTCTGCTTCAGGAATGCAAGCAGTCAGAGAAAATGGCAGCCATTTCGGACAGGAtcgttttttgtgctctcgGACGATCAAAGTGCCATCAAATCGCGCCTGGCTGCGGATGTACCCAGTTAGGGTGTCGGTGGTAATTGGATTAAACCGTGCGATGctggtaattgaattaatcGCAACACGTCGCAATTGGATTGTCCTGCTGTGACCCGGCCGTCCGTTTCGATTGGATCTGAAGGTCGTCGATGGAACCCCCGTGATGAAgcgcgaaataaaaatccaattGCTTGCTGCTAATCGTGTCAGAAAACATGTAATATCCACCCGGGGGACTTCCTGCGTAGTGACCCAGATTCGCGCCTCGGCTGTTGCTGGGGAGCACAATCTGTTTTTtagttgcttctttttcacccttttcTTTGCTGCTTCCTGCAAACTATTATCTCAAGCAGCACATGACGCACCCCTCCTCGAACCAGTCGTGGCGAACAAAACGAGGAAGAAGCTGTGGCGTGTGATGTGATTCACACCACGACGACAAACGTTGTGTTGCTGATGGGTGGTAAAACGATGGAGGCTGGTAGTGGACTTTGTCCCGCGCCTGATGGAAAGCTTCCGATTTGTATGCCAGATGGAGATTCGCGTACGAGTTTAGCGAGTTTCTCCCTTGAGCGGAAGGGACTATTTGCTGCTGGTCCAAATGCCTGTGTAATTGCTTTGAATGCAAGCAAAATACCCATCAACGCGTGGGGCTATTTATTCCACGGCTGCCAcgagtgggaggaaaataCTTGTCCAGTTTCCTTTCATCAAGCTCGTTACATATGAAACGCAGGTTAATTGGAGCCCGTGTGAAGGAGAGCAGGAGGTGTCGCTATGTTAAACATGCGCCGTAGGCACGTAGTTGCGTGTTTTTACGACACGTGACGAAATGACATTCAACGCCACTGCTGTTGCTCACGCGTTGGTGAGGCGAATggcgtgcttttgtttttgtttgtcgtgtTTGCCCGTCGCTCTTATCGCAATCTAACATTGCGTTGGTAATTCAGAGTTCGTTATCGGCAATTGTTTAAGCATTGTGATCCAAATCGAACGCACTGCAATCAAGCAAGTGCGCATGTGTGTGGCTACGAACGCACTTTGAACACACGGTTTTCTCGAGAAAAGTACGCGCAGTGTTTGTGCGTCATCGAGAgagattgtttttgtttgggtaTCCAAACAGCtggcgtttgttttggtttggtggCTTACGATTTTACTACGTACGCGCTCTCGAGAACGTAAATAGTaaaagagagcataacatactatgagagagagagagtgagaaagcgagaaagcaaggTCGTTGTGATTTTTCGAGCAGATTCGAGCAGTATGGTAAGCTTTGCAGCTAGAGCTTTGCATTTCGGGAGCTTTCGAGTGGCGTggaaattcatttgaatttatgAACCGGTGGTAGGCATTTTAAGGAAATTAACTGacctttttcatcttttttcctACGTACAGAGCGTGAAAAAACATCGTTTATAAAAGGGGACGAACCGGGCCTGGCTGGCAAGCAGGGCCGGAGCGATCTTATCTGTGCGAGCACCATTTCAATTGCGAGCGTTGAACGTCAGGATGGCGCGTACGTACCAACCGTCGGCCGCTGGGGCAACGAGTGGCCAAGCTGACTCGGAACCGAGCGGCCTGCACTACTGCCCGTGGTTCGGGAGAGCCACGGGACCGGTCGGTCTGCCCGACGATTGACCGAACCGGACAGTCACAGGAATGATGTGACGACCAACGACGAGGCACCACCATCGCGGCCGTGGCCGGTGGTCCGCACCGTACCGAGCACCggttccaccgccaccggtgaTGAAGGTGGTACGGGCGAGACCGAACTGGCCACCGCCGTCGGGATCGCGTCCTCGGCCACTGCCAACGGTCGCCCTGTGGCGGGCCGTGGCCGCTGGATTGCGGACGATGGTGACAGCTACAATCTGGGTGCGTTCGATCAGACGAACGGCCCGTGGCCGATCCGGCAGCCGTTGCCGCTGCCAAAGTGGTCGAGCCGTCCCGTAACGCCCTACGTGGTGGATAAGCTGTGGCAGTACGAGGACTTGATCGGTCTGATTGAGACGAAGCTGCAGCGAATGCTCGAGGAGACGCATTACAATACGGCGAACAATTTTGTGGATTTTTACAGGGCCTACCGGGCCGCTCACCGATGCGGTCGCGGTGAGCTGAAGACGCATTTCCAGCACTACACCATCCCGATCAACCGTCGGCATCATATGTGCGTTAGTTTGGGAATGGAAATCGTCTCAAGGTGAGCGGGATCGTCTCAAGGCACGTTTCGTGCCTCGTGACACCAGTTCTTTTAGCTAATTATTGCGGTTGCTTCCTGCCTTTACAGAATCGCTGAACATCATCCGGACATTGCGCGCTTGTTCTATCTGGTATCGTGCGAGGAGGCACTGGACGAATCGGACTCGTACATCCAACACTGCGAGGAGAACGGCATCGAACACGCGGGATCAACCCTGGAGAAGGAGCACGCGCTGGTCGCGATGAAACTTGTGGTCGGAGGTCGCGAAGGTGTGCTCATCCTTGATCCGGGGTACCACGTGGCGCGTGCCGTTACCGTCATGAAGGACCAGAAATACCCTCACACGGGCTGGTTCACGCAGTCCGATGAGCCGCAGAGCAAGCGCGAGTACAGCTACGCTTTGCATGAACAGAGCAGCGATTACATCACCTGGACGGAGCGGATGACACGTGGTGGCAAGCAGCAGTACGAGGAGTCGCTGGTGTACATCGCGCGGCCCTATCGTACTGCGGTTGATGTAACCGTGCGGCGCAACCTGGTGTACAACTTCCGCTCATTGCTGTCCCGAGACGCAAAGGGACGCGTGTGCGCTGGGTTGTACTTCCCGGTCGTGCCGAATCCGCTCGATGCGCAGGTCACGCTGTTCTACGACAATGCAAGCGATAGCCAGGTGAAGCAGAAGTTCAAGTTCTCGCTCTTCAAAGATCCGGAAAAGGTAGGTTTTCCGGTTCCTCAATCGGTTTTGTTCTTAACACGGAATAATCTGACGTTGGTCCTTTGCAGATTCCCGACCCGGTATTGGCCCATTTGGAAAACTTGGCGCCACAGCTTCGCATGAAGCTGGGGGAGCTGATAGACCTCATGGTGGACCTGGCCGAGTCCATTCATGACGTCGAATTTATCCAGCAGGTGCTCGAGATCAACAACGACATCAACGAGCTGTCGGCGGATAATTAGagatgcattttttcttcaaataatTCCTTATCGTATTTAATGCTGGTATGAGTGGCTTATCGCCACCGTACAACAAAATGTCCTACAATTTAATCTCTTCACGATTTGA
This window harbors:
- the LOC128722018 gene encoding uncharacterized protein LOC128722018 encodes the protein MLEETHYNTANNFVDFYRAYRAAHRCGRGELKTHFQHYTIPINRRHHMCVSLGMEIVSRIAEHHPDIARLFYLVSCEEALDESDSYIQHCEENGIEHAGSTLEKEHALVAMKLVVGGREGVLILDPGYHVARAVTVMKDQKYPHTGWFTQSDEPQSKREYSYALHEQSSDYITWTERMTRGGKQQYEESLVYIARPYRTAVDVTVRRNLVYNFRSLLSRDAKGRVCAGLYFPVVPNPLDAQVTLFYDNASDSQVKQKFKFSLFKDPEKIPDPVLAHLENLAPQLRMKLGELIDLMVDLAESIHDVEFIQQVLEINNDINELSADN